The window CGTCACGCCGAACTCGTCGGCGAGCCGGTGCATCGAGACGGCCCCGAAGCCCTCACGGCCGCCGATGGCGAGCGCGCGCGACGCGATCTGCTCGCGGCTCAGCAGTGCCTTCGGGGGACGACCACGGCCGCGACGCGTCGTCGGCTCCTCGTCGGTCGGCATGAGCGACATGCTAGGCGCGGCCGTCTCGACGGGAGCCGGGCGGATGGCTCCACGAGGACAATAAATACACAGATATTGATTTTAGACGTTCGGCTTCGTATCGTCACTGAGGTGACCCTTACCTCGAATCCTGCGCCTGGGATCCCGACGGCGCCACCGACGAACTCGATCGGCGACGCCGTGCGCCGCCATCGCCTCGGCCTCGTGGCCTCCGCGGCGCTCGCGATCGTCGCGGCGGCCTGTTCGCTCGCCCCCTACGTCGCCGTCTTCGCCGTCGTGCGCGCGCTGTTCGTGGACGACGCACCCGGTGCCGTGGTAACGATCGCCGCCGTGGCGGCAGCGGCCGTCGTGCTGCGAGCGATCGCGAGCGGGCTGTCGACGCACGTCGGACACGTCTCGGCCTACCGCGTGCTGCTCGACCTGCGCTTCGGGCTCGTGCGCAAGCTCCGCCGCATGCCGCTCGCGCGCGTCCAGGCCCGTTCGACCGGTGAGATCAAGAAGTTGCTCCACGACGACGTCGAACAACTCGAGGAGGCGCTCGCGCACGGCGTCCCCGACGGCGCCGCGGCCGCGGCCGTCCCCATCGCGACCACGGCGCTCCTGTTCGTCGTCGACTGGCGGCTCGCACTCGTCGCACTCGCCTCGCTCGTCGTGCTCGTCGTCATCTCGGCGGTCGGCATGACGCTCGCGCAGCGGAACAACGCAGCCCTCGCGACCCACGCACTCGTCCTCGAGCGGGCCGTCACGGGCTACCTCCAGGGGCTCGAGGTGATCCGCAGCTACGTGCGTCCGGACAGCGGCTACGACCAGGCCCGTGGTGCCGTCCTGCGCGGTGCCGAACTGCAGCAGCGCGCGACGCGCGGCCCCCTGCGATGGCTCGCGTCGTTCCTCACCGTCGGCACGGGGCTCGCGCTCGCGGCGCTGCTCCCCGTCGCGGGGCTCGGCCTCGAGGCGGGCACGTTCGACCTCGCGACCGTGCTCCTGTTCCTCCTCGTCGGCATCGCCTACCTGACGCCGATCATCGGCCTCGTGGGGACGCTCGCGACGATCATGAGCCGCATCCAGTTCGCGGCGGGCGGTGTGCGGGCCCTGTTCGCGGAGGACGAGCTGCCGGAATCGGAGTCACCGGGCATCCCCACGACCTTCGACGTCCGACTCGACGGCGTGACGTTCGCCTACGGCCCCGAGCGACCCGCGCTGCACGACGTGACGCTCCACGTCCCCGAGGGGTCGAGCCTCGCGCTCGTCGGCGAGACGGGCAGCGGCAAGTCGACCGTCGCCCGGCTCATCAGTCGCTTCGCGGACGCCGACGAGGGCACCGTTCGCATCGGCGGCGTCGACGTCCGCGACATCCCCGCGACCGAACTGTCGCGCATCGTCGCCTTCGTCCAGCAGAACGAGTACGTGTTCGCCGCGAGCCTCATGGCGAACATCCGGATCGCCCGTCCCGGCGCGAGCGACGAGGAGGTCGTGCGTGCGGGCGAGACGGCCCAGCTCGGGGACGTCGCCGCGGCGCTCGCCGATGGGTGGGCGACGGAACTCCCCGAGGGCGGTGGGCGACTGTCGGGCGGGCAGCGTCAGCGCATCGCGATCGCGCGCGCCGTGCTCAAGGACGCTCGCGTGATCGTGCTCGACGAGGCGACCGCCGCGCTCGACCAGGAGACCGAGCGGCGGACACTCGACGCGCTCGATCGACTCACCGAGGGCCGCACCGTCATCACGATCGCGCACCGGCTCGCGACCATCGCCGGCAGCGACCGCATCGCACGCCTCGACGGCGGCCGGGTCACGGCGCAGGACCACCACGAGCGACTGCTCGAGACGCACGAGCCGTACCGCGCGCTGTGGCACGCGTACGAGCGCGCCGACGGCTGGCGCATCGGGGCGGACGATCCCGAGGACGCGGCGCCCGGCGACGCCGGCGTGGCCCGGGAGGAGGGCGACGACGCGGAGGTCCGGGGCGAGGACGGCCCCGCCGTGCCCGTCGCGGCCTCGGGCACGGCACCCGCACGGCGCGTGGGCGACCCGTCGACGGACGCCGGCGAGGTCACGGACATCGTCCGTCCGGGGCTCGGGCGGATGGGCTTCCTCGCCCAGTGGCGGGCGATGTACGGGCGCAGCCTGCGGCCGCTCGTGCGCGGCATCGGGCGCATCCTGCTCGAGGGGGCGTTCCGCAGCGTCCCCGTCGTCACGATCCTCGTGATCGTGCTCGCCGCGACGGGCGCGGTCCCCGGGCTCGCGCTCGACGCGGGCCTCGTGTGGCTGTTGACCGCCGTGCTCGCCGCCTCGATCGTCGCGAGGCTCTTCGCCGCCGCGTGGGCGAACGCCCTCGTGTGGCGGCTCGCCGCCGACTCGAAGGCCGGGCTGCAGTTGTCGGTGCTCGATCGCCTGCGTCGCGTCCCGCTCGGTTTCGTGGATCGCGTCGACCGGTCGCGCATCGGGACGGTCGTCACGAACGACGCCGTCATGGTCGACTTCCAGAATCTGCCGCAGCAGCTCCTCGGGGCGCTCGTGCAGCCGACCCTCTCGGCCGTCGCACTGTTCGTCGTCGACTGGCGCCTCGCGCTCGCGACCCTCGTGGGCGTGCCCCTCTTCTGGCTCATCACGGCGTGGGGCGACCGCATCTTCCATCGCGCGTTCGCCGATCACCACCTCGCCCGCGGTGAGGCGACGACGGTCATGGTCGAGCAGGCGCGCGGCGCGGCCGTCCTGCGCGGCGCCCCAGGCTCGTGGATCGCCGAGCGCTACGTTCCCGTGCTCGAGCGGCTCGCGCGGACGAGCACCGACATGTCGGTGCGCGCGACGCCCGCCACGGCGCTCGGATCGATCGTCATCGAGATCGGGCAGGTCGTGCTCATCCTCGTGGGGGCGGCCGCGTTCGCGGCAGGTCTCGTGCCGGCGAGCGTGCTCATGCTGTTCCTCGTGCTCTCGCTCACCGTGTACCAGCCGATCCAAGAGCTCATGCTGCTCACCGGCTATCGCCGGAACCAGCAGCAGATCGCGGCGAAGATCGCCGAGGTGTGGGACGAGCCCGTGCTCACGGAGCCCGCCTCGCCCGCCGAGCCGGACGGTGCCGAGGTCGAGTTCCGCGACGTCGGCTTCCGGTATCGGGACGAGGACGCGCCCGCGCTCGACGGCGTCTCCTTCCGTGCGGAGCGTGGCCGCGTGACGGCGCTCGTCGGTGCGTCCGGCTCGGGCAAGTCGACGATCGCGCGGCTCGTGAACCGCATGTGGGATCCCGCGGCGGGCAGCGTCCGCATCGGCGGACGCGATCTGCGCGAGCTCGGCTCCGATCGCACGATGCGGCTCGTCGCGACCGTGTTTCAGGACGTGCACCTGTTCGACGACACGGTGCGGGCGAACGTCACGCTCGGGCGACCCGAGGCGAGCGAGGAGGACGTGTGGCGCGCGTTGCGCGCCGCGCAGTGCGACGACGTCGTCGATTCGCTGCCCGACGGGCTCGACACGGTGCTCGCCGACGGCGGTGCCGACCTGTCGGGCGGGCAGCGGCAGCGCCTCTCGATCGCTCGGGCGCTGCTCAAGGACTCACCCGTCCTCGTGCTCGACGAGGCGGTCGCATCGGTCGATCCGGCCACCGAGGCGCGGATCCAGTCGGCCCTCGCCGTGCTCATGCGGGGACGGACGACGATCGTCATCGCCCACCGGCTCTCGACCGTGCGCGGCGCCGACACGATCGTCGTCGTCGAGGGGGGACGCGTCGCGGGGATCGGGACGGCCGCGGAGCTGCACGACTCCTCGCCCGCGTACCGGGCGCTCGCGGACGCGGCTCGCAGCGAGGCCTGAGCGTCGCGGTGACGCGGGTGGCCGTCGCGGGCAGCGGCGGGCGGGGTGGCGAGCCGACCGCGCCGATCGCGGCTGCACCCGACGGGCCCGAGGCGCCGGTCCCGGGCCGGAACCGCACGTGTGGGACCGGGAACTCCGCTGTCGCGTCACGCGAGACCGAGTGTGTGCACCTGCCTCGCGATGACGGCTTCGACGAGGGCGTCCGGTGAGCCGGTCGTTCCGACGAAGTGGCCGGAGAGTTCGAGGCCGATCGTTCCCGCGACGGTCGCGAGTTCCGCGAGGACGGCGGCGATGCCGCTCGGCGTGAGGTCGGGGTACGCCGACGTCAGTGCGTCCCCCACGTGGACACCCTCGAACTCGACGACCCGCTCCGTCGCGCCGCAGCGGAAGAACGGCGCCGCGACCGCCGCCGCGGCCGGGATCGT is drawn from Pseudoclavibacter chungangensis and contains these coding sequences:
- a CDS encoding ABC transporter ATP-binding protein codes for the protein MTLTSNPAPGIPTAPPTNSIGDAVRRHRLGLVASAALAIVAAACSLAPYVAVFAVVRALFVDDAPGAVVTIAAVAAAAVVLRAIASGLSTHVGHVSAYRVLLDLRFGLVRKLRRMPLARVQARSTGEIKKLLHDDVEQLEEALAHGVPDGAAAAAVPIATTALLFVVDWRLALVALASLVVLVVISAVGMTLAQRNNAALATHALVLERAVTGYLQGLEVIRSYVRPDSGYDQARGAVLRGAELQQRATRGPLRWLASFLTVGTGLALAALLPVAGLGLEAGTFDLATVLLFLLVGIAYLTPIIGLVGTLATIMSRIQFAAGGVRALFAEDELPESESPGIPTTFDVRLDGVTFAYGPERPALHDVTLHVPEGSSLALVGETGSGKSTVARLISRFADADEGTVRIGGVDVRDIPATELSRIVAFVQQNEYVFAASLMANIRIARPGASDEEVVRAGETAQLGDVAAALADGWATELPEGGGRLSGGQRQRIAIARAVLKDARVIVLDEATAALDQETERRTLDALDRLTEGRTVITIAHRLATIAGSDRIARLDGGRVTAQDHHERLLETHEPYRALWHAYERADGWRIGADDPEDAAPGDAGVAREEGDDAEVRGEDGPAVPVAASGTAPARRVGDPSTDAGEVTDIVRPGLGRMGFLAQWRAMYGRSLRPLVRGIGRILLEGAFRSVPVVTILVIVLAATGAVPGLALDAGLVWLLTAVLAASIVARLFAAAWANALVWRLAADSKAGLQLSVLDRLRRVPLGFVDRVDRSRIGTVVTNDAVMVDFQNLPQQLLGALVQPTLSAVALFVVDWRLALATLVGVPLFWLITAWGDRIFHRAFADHHLARGEATTVMVEQARGAAVLRGAPGSWIAERYVPVLERLARTSTDMSVRATPATALGSIVIEIGQVVLILVGAAAFAAGLVPASVLMLFLVLSLTVYQPIQELMLLTGYRRNQQQIAAKIAEVWDEPVLTEPASPAEPDGAEVEFRDVGFRYRDEDAPALDGVSFRAERGRVTALVGASGSGKSTIARLVNRMWDPAAGSVRIGGRDLRELGSDRTMRLVATVFQDVHLFDDTVRANVTLGRPEASEEDVWRALRAAQCDDVVDSLPDGLDTVLADGGADLSGGQRQRLSIARALLKDSPVLVLDEAVASVDPATEARIQSALAVLMRGRTTIVIAHRLSTVRGADTIVVVEGGRVAGIGTAAELHDSSPAYRALADAARSEA